A single genomic interval of Nitratidesulfovibrio sp. SRB-5 harbors:
- a CDS encoding tetratricopeptide repeat protein codes for MTLLDRLKAGARSLLGNRRADILSPMGPDAESPGARDALSAIQELSRVVRNDPDAVEIYLALGNLYRLRGDIERAVQIRSSLIVRPGLDPQFKARSLFELGRDYRRGGVMDRALAAFDEARALGADPEQITFELALLHADSGAFQEAAAQYARLGFRPAQAHYMVRHAEDLDRCGRPDEARALLARAVKVYPGAVEAWRARLVMAARAGEWRRAGKLLREGLERVPASIRFLLLEGLLELEAPAPRHGNGAATPDGSGANGVNGAHGINGAGSADFEEKRCATVLAAIEAQEPDLLLQYYGALFLLRCGNREEAGNWLAKAMVLRPDFWAARLELLSLSMEQQHLSPVFRSQLEYFIEHARKVKRFVCGSCGLRREHTFSVCPRCRSWHSATFRMSLQD; via the coding sequence GTGACGCTGCTGGACAGACTGAAGGCGGGCGCGCGTAGCCTGCTGGGCAACCGGCGCGCCGACATCCTTTCGCCCATGGGGCCGGATGCCGAATCTCCCGGCGCGCGCGATGCGCTGTCGGCCATCCAGGAACTGAGCCGGGTGGTGCGCAACGACCCGGACGCGGTGGAGATATACCTCGCCCTCGGCAACCTGTACCGCCTGCGCGGCGACATCGAACGCGCCGTGCAGATCCGCAGCAGCCTCATCGTGCGCCCGGGGCTGGACCCGCAGTTCAAGGCGCGCTCCCTGTTCGAACTGGGCCGCGACTACCGGCGCGGTGGGGTCATGGACCGGGCACTCGCGGCCTTTGACGAGGCGCGGGCGCTCGGGGCCGACCCGGAACAGATCACCTTCGAACTGGCCCTGCTGCATGCGGACAGCGGCGCCTTTCAGGAAGCGGCGGCGCAGTATGCGCGGCTGGGTTTCCGTCCGGCGCAGGCCCACTACATGGTCCGCCATGCCGAGGACCTGGACCGTTGCGGTCGGCCCGACGAGGCCAGGGCGCTGCTGGCCAGGGCCGTCAAGGTGTACCCCGGCGCGGTGGAAGCCTGGCGGGCGCGACTGGTCATGGCGGCCCGCGCGGGCGAATGGCGCCGTGCGGGCAAGCTGCTGCGCGAGGGACTGGAACGGGTGCCCGCCTCCATCCGCTTCCTGCTGCTTGAAGGACTGCTTGAACTTGAAGCCCCCGCCCCGCGCCATGGCAACGGTGCCGCCACGCCCGACGGCAGCGGCGCGAACGGGGTGAACGGGGCGCACGGCATAAACGGCGCGGGCAGCGCGGACTTCGAGGAAAAGCGCTGCGCCACCGTGCTTGCCGCCATAGAGGCGCAGGAGCCGGACCTGCTGCTGCAATACTACGGCGCGCTGTTCCTGCTGCGCTGCGGCAACCGCGAAGAGGCGGGCAACTGGCTGGCCAAGGCCATGGTGCTGCGCCCCGACTTCTGGGCGGCCCGGCTGGAACTGCTGTCGCTGTCCATGGAACAGCAGCACCTGTCGCCGGTGTTCCGCAGCCAGCTGGAATACTTCATCGAACACGCCCGCAAGGTGAAGCGCTTCGTGTGCGGATCCTGCGGCCTGCGCCGCGAACACACCTTCAGCGTGTGCCCGCGCTGCCGCAGCTGGCATTCGGCCACGTTCCGGATGTCCTTGCAGGATTAG
- a CDS encoding lipopolysaccharide assembly protein LapA domain-containing protein → MRFVKVLVLVLVFFISMMFFVQNNAVLSQTVTLKLDLFFDTAWSSIALPFYFMVLCAFLMGALLTMLLLMVSRMRAGAALRRANKRIRVLEKELNSLRNLPLETARKAPEPVAAPAPVAATDPTPAKAG, encoded by the coding sequence ATGCGCTTCGTCAAGGTTCTCGTTCTGGTGCTGGTGTTCTTCATCTCCATGATGTTCTTCGTGCAGAACAACGCGGTGCTCTCGCAGACGGTCACCCTGAAGCTGGACCTGTTCTTCGACACCGCGTGGAGCTCCATCGCCCTGCCGTTCTATTTCATGGTGCTGTGTGCCTTCCTGATGGGCGCCCTGCTGACCATGCTGCTGCTCATGGTCAGCCGCATGCGCGCCGGTGCCGCCCTGCGCCGCGCCAACAAGCGCATCCGCGTGCTGGAAAAGGAACTGAACTCGCTGCGCAACCTGCCGCTGGAAACCGCGCGCAAGGCCCCGGAACCGGTGGCCGCCCCCGCGCCCGTTGCCGCCACGGACCCCACCCCGGCCAAGGCCGGCTAG
- the mutS gene encoding DNA mismatch repair protein MutS, which produces MFEQYLRIKDDYPDALLLYRMGDFYEMFFDDAETAARELQIALTCRNPNADLRVPMCGVPHHSVEGYITQLLEKGFKVALCDQIEDPREAKGLVKRAVTRVLTPGTVVEDANLDAKGHNYLGALFWDEEKEAGGFAWLDFSTGEWSGLHAKKAADLWQWVRKMQPRELLVTESAQVPSSMSLTSTQVVRVPGRAPFDLKAATERLLHAQGVRDTGALGLEGKDELVRSCGALLAYVVQTQKQDIIHLAPFRPLNLGRHLIVDEVTERNLEIFRRLDGRKGPGTLWHVLDHTQTPMGGRLLEERLRHPWREMGPIEETQAAVSWLFERDDTRRDLRAGLDEVYDLERLTTRIFLNRAAPKDYVALRQSLAALPKVRGVLERTETPHGGYPTDGEARGDGRPPFLRAALKGWDDLSDYFDLLERALVDSPPHLVTEGGLFRPGFHAELDELLDLTEHGENMLQQLLAEEQAASGLPRLKLGFNRVFGYYFELSRTASDAVPEHFVRRQTLANAERFTTPRLKELEEKLVSASDRRKSLEYKLFQKLRETVSEARPRVLFMADLLAGFDYWQSLAETARRWNWTRPVLAQDADILIREGRHPVVEAMQGSANFIPNDLRMDEARRLLLITGPNMAGKSTVLRQTAIICLLAQMGSFVPAREARLGIADRVFSRVGASDNLAQGQSTFMVEMMETARILRQAGKRSLVILDEIGRGTSTFDGLALAWAVVEELARRAGGTIRTLFATHYHELTALEGRIPGVHNMNIAIREWGGEIVFLRRLVPGPSDRSYGIEVARLAGVPQPVVQRARELLHELEKARDGRGEAPRTARAVLPGLDMPEPKQAAKPRALLAARAEPVAHPLLTTLRDLDTDHLTPMGALQLLNEWKLLWGGPAHAEDTVPDQPPAAPGDDRD; this is translated from the coding sequence ATGTTCGAACAGTACCTGCGCATCAAGGACGACTATCCGGATGCGCTGCTGCTCTACCGCATGGGCGACTTCTACGAAATGTTCTTCGACGATGCGGAAACGGCAGCGCGCGAACTGCAAATCGCCCTCACCTGCCGCAACCCCAACGCCGACCTGCGCGTGCCCATGTGCGGCGTGCCCCACCATTCGGTGGAAGGGTACATCACCCAACTGCTGGAAAAGGGCTTCAAGGTGGCCCTGTGCGACCAGATAGAAGACCCGCGTGAGGCCAAGGGGCTGGTCAAGCGCGCCGTGACCCGCGTGCTGACCCCCGGCACGGTGGTGGAGGACGCCAACCTCGACGCCAAGGGCCACAATTATCTGGGCGCGCTGTTCTGGGACGAGGAAAAGGAGGCGGGCGGCTTTGCCTGGCTCGATTTTTCCACCGGAGAATGGTCGGGCCTGCACGCGAAAAAGGCCGCCGACCTGTGGCAGTGGGTGCGCAAGATGCAGCCCCGCGAACTGCTGGTGACCGAAAGCGCGCAGGTGCCCTCATCCATGTCGCTCACCTCCACACAGGTGGTGCGGGTGCCGGGACGGGCGCCCTTCGACCTCAAGGCCGCCACCGAACGGCTACTGCACGCCCAGGGCGTGCGCGACACCGGCGCGCTGGGCCTTGAAGGAAAGGATGAACTCGTCCGTTCCTGCGGGGCGCTGCTGGCCTACGTCGTGCAAACCCAGAAGCAGGACATCATTCACCTTGCGCCGTTCCGCCCCCTGAACCTGGGCCGCCACCTCATCGTCGATGAAGTGACGGAGCGCAATCTGGAAATCTTCCGCCGCCTGGATGGCCGCAAGGGGCCGGGCACGCTGTGGCACGTACTGGACCACACCCAGACCCCCATGGGCGGCCGCCTGCTGGAAGAACGCCTGCGCCACCCCTGGCGCGAGATGGGCCCCATAGAGGAAACCCAGGCGGCGGTAAGCTGGCTGTTCGAGCGCGACGACACCCGCCGCGACCTGCGGGCCGGGCTGGACGAGGTGTACGACCTCGAACGGCTGACCACGCGCATCTTCCTGAACCGCGCGGCCCCCAAGGACTATGTGGCCCTGCGCCAGAGCCTGGCCGCCCTGCCCAAGGTGCGCGGCGTGCTGGAACGGACGGAAACGCCCCACGGCGGCTACCCCACCGACGGCGAGGCGCGCGGCGATGGCCGCCCCCCCTTCCTGCGCGCGGCGCTGAAGGGCTGGGACGACCTGTCCGACTATTTCGACCTGCTGGAACGCGCGCTGGTGGACAGCCCGCCCCACCTGGTCACCGAAGGCGGGCTGTTCCGTCCCGGCTTCCACGCCGAACTGGACGAACTGCTCGACCTGACCGAACACGGCGAGAACATGTTGCAGCAACTGCTGGCGGAGGAACAGGCCGCCAGCGGGCTGCCCAGGCTCAAGCTGGGCTTCAACCGGGTGTTCGGCTACTACTTCGAGTTGTCGCGCACCGCGTCCGACGCCGTGCCCGAGCACTTCGTGCGACGCCAGACCCTGGCCAACGCGGAACGCTTCACCACCCCGCGCCTGAAGGAACTGGAAGAAAAACTTGTCTCGGCCAGCGACCGCCGCAAATCTCTGGAATACAAGTTGTTCCAGAAGCTGCGCGAAACCGTGTCCGAGGCGCGCCCCCGCGTGCTGTTCATGGCCGACCTGTTGGCAGGGTTCGACTATTGGCAGAGCCTTGCGGAAACGGCCCGCCGCTGGAACTGGACCCGCCCCGTGCTGGCGCAGGATGCCGACATCCTGATCCGCGAAGGCCGCCACCCCGTGGTGGAGGCCATGCAGGGCAGCGCCAACTTCATCCCCAACGACCTGCGCATGGACGAGGCCCGGCGGCTGCTGCTGATTACCGGCCCCAACATGGCGGGCAAATCCACCGTGCTGCGCCAGACGGCCATCATCTGCCTGCTGGCCCAGATGGGCTCGTTCGTGCCCGCGCGCGAGGCGCGCCTGGGCATCGCAGACCGGGTATTCTCGCGGGTGGGAGCATCGGACAACCTGGCGCAGGGCCAGTCCACCTTCATGGTGGAAATGATGGAAACCGCGCGCATCCTGCGCCAGGCGGGCAAGCGCAGCCTGGTCATCCTGGACGAGATAGGGCGCGGCACCAGCACCTTCGACGGCCTGGCCCTGGCCTGGGCCGTGGTGGAAGAGCTGGCCCGCCGCGCGGGCGGCACCATCCGCACCCTGTTCGCCACCCACTACCACGAGCTGACCGCGCTGGAAGGGCGCATTCCCGGCGTGCACAACATGAATATCGCCATCCGCGAATGGGGCGGCGAAATCGTGTTCCTGCGCCGCCTGGTGCCCGGCCCGTCCGACCGCAGCTACGGCATCGAGGTGGCCCGGCTTGCCGGGGTGCCGCAGCCGGTGGTACAGCGCGCACGGGAACTGCTGCACGAACTGGAAAAAGCCCGTGACGGCAGGGGTGAAGCCCCCCGCACCGCGCGCGCCGTGCTGCCGGGGCTGGACATGCCCGAACCGAAGCAGGCCGCCAAGCCGCGCGCCCTGCTTGCCGCGCGGGCGGAACCGGTGGCCCATCCGCTGCTGACCACCCTGCGCGACCTGGATACCGACCACCTGACGCCCATGGGGGCGCTGCAACTGCTCAACGAATGGAAACTGCTCTGGGGAGGCCCAGCCCATGCCGAAGATACCGTTCCCGACCAGCCCCCGGCAGCGCCGGGAGACGACCGTGACTGA
- the lysA gene encoding diaminopimelate decarboxylase gives MHHFQYREGQLYAEGVPVRELASRYGTPLYVYSAATLRRHFQAFDSAFTGVGHLTCYSVKANSNVHLLRLLADMGAGMDIVSGGELHRALAAGVPGQRIVYSGVGKQDDEIRAALEADILLFNVESVQELERINAVAGQMGRTARIGVRINPDVDPKTHPYISTGMRNNKFGLDMEQAQAAYLLARDLPNVQPVGIDCHIGSQLTTLAPFLEALDRVLDFHERLRDLGLAITHLDLGGGLGITYGEETPPHPREFGEAVSERLRGRGLSLILEPGRVIAGNAGILVGRVIYTKSTPSKNFIIADAAMNDLVRPSLYQSYHRIAEVQPAGRDEITADVVGPICESGDFLARDRILPDMRQGELLAVFSAGAYGFSMSSNYNSRPRAAEVLVDGATARCIRKRETLADLVAPELNAEG, from the coding sequence ATGCACCACTTCCAGTACCGCGAAGGCCAACTGTACGCCGAAGGCGTGCCGGTACGCGAACTGGCCAGCCGCTACGGCACGCCGTTGTACGTCTATTCGGCGGCCACCCTGCGCCGCCATTTCCAGGCCTTCGACAGCGCGTTCACAGGGGTCGGCCACCTGACCTGCTATTCGGTCAAGGCGAACTCCAACGTGCATCTGCTGCGTCTGCTGGCGGATATGGGCGCGGGAATGGACATCGTGTCCGGGGGCGAACTGCACCGCGCGCTTGCCGCCGGGGTGCCCGGCCAACGCATCGTGTACAGCGGCGTGGGCAAGCAGGACGACGAAATCCGCGCCGCCCTCGAGGCGGACATCCTGCTGTTCAACGTCGAATCGGTGCAGGAACTGGAGCGCATCAACGCCGTGGCCGGGCAGATGGGCCGCACCGCGCGCATCGGCGTGCGCATCAACCCCGACGTGGACCCGAAGACCCACCCGTACATCTCCACGGGCATGCGCAACAACAAGTTCGGGCTGGACATGGAACAGGCCCAGGCGGCCTACCTGCTGGCCCGCGACCTGCCCAACGTCCAGCCCGTGGGCATCGACTGCCACATCGGTTCGCAGCTCACCACACTGGCACCGTTCCTGGAGGCGCTGGACCGGGTGCTGGACTTCCACGAACGGCTGCGCGACCTCGGGCTTGCCATCACCCATCTGGACCTTGGCGGCGGGCTCGGCATCACCTACGGTGAAGAAACCCCGCCCCACCCCAGGGAGTTCGGCGAAGCCGTGTCCGAACGGCTGCGCGGGCGCGGGCTGTCGCTGATTCTGGAGCCGGGCCGGGTCATCGCGGGCAACGCGGGCATTCTGGTTGGCCGGGTTATCTACACCAAATCCACGCCCAGCAAGAACTTCATCATCGCGGACGCGGCCATGAACGACCTTGTCCGCCCTTCGCTGTACCAGTCGTACCACCGCATCGCGGAGGTGCAGCCCGCCGGGCGCGACGAGATAACCGCCGACGTGGTGGGCCCCATCTGCGAATCGGGCGACTTTCTGGCGCGCGACCGCATCCTGCCGGACATGCGGCAGGGCGAACTTCTGGCTGTCTTCTCAGCCGGGGCGTACGGCTTCTCCATGAGCTCCAACTACAACTCGCGCCCACGCGCGGCAGAGGTGCTGGTGGACGGCGCAACGGCGCGGTGCATCCGCAAGCGCGAAACCCTGGCGGATCTGGTGGCACCAGAGCTGAACGCAGAGGGTTGA
- a CDS encoding CBS domain-containing protein, with protein sequence MQQSPKIAAPVLITAHANADFDALAAMVAAGKLYPGAVLVFPGSQERTLRNFFIESATYMFNFRQARDIDPESVETLVIVDTRQHSRVPHVHNVLARDGVTVHLWDHHPDTGEDLPAAFSRVLPWGSTTAIIVAEIRERGLTLSGDEATMLGLGIFEDTGSFTFASTTEHDFSAAGWLKTQGMDLNAIAELIARDLTSEQVGILNALLESATTHDINGTLVTIAEASMETYMGDFALLAHKMMDMENIKVLFALCRMGDRVQVVARSRLAEVDVAQVCTSLGGGGHPYAASASVKDKTLQQVRDELFALLFSAINPQMRVRDLMSSPVVGVDDDRSIADAEETMTRYGLKAVPVFASGTRRCVGYLEQQTAARAIAHGLGHMGVTEYMHRRVQIVTPNEDLYKVMEIIVGQRQRLVPVVDRVPAPHLAGSYGVDRTPPPPADGDEEAGDVVGVITRTDLINTLVEEPARIPETLLPESRREKNIRSLLQERLPDTHFRLLELAGRLGDRLDVPVYAVGGFVRDILLGRPNLDLDVVVEGDGIAFARALADELGGRMRAHYKFKTAVVIFPAWESEKARGGNGRPDVAPDAAQDAAPDAMQDVTLNVLPGIGISGTTATPPPLPVAGDASNEATAEAAHRAAARPEQRIDVATARLEYYEYPAALPTVELSSIKMDLYRRDFTINAQAVQLNGAHFGRLVDFFGAQRDMKDKVIRVLHSLSFVEDPTRILRAIRFEKRYDFRIGAQCERLIKNALQLGMMDRLSGARLFHELKLIFDEKAPLPCIRRMEDYDILRLIHPLLKLNPTKMDVLTELERVLHWYRLLYLSPAPEPWVLYLLGLCGNGKYLDVAAVTDRLAFSRKVRQDFLTLRENVREVHNLLNLWMQRDGSMSGLNSLLSPIAPEGILYLMARSKTEDARKHISYYLTRLRGETPDITGNDLLAMGIPAGPAYGRVLRRVLAAKLDGLARTRAAQLDLAHELLREETTREALAAATGPGEGDGTTPLARAAMADDGQDAEAACVAQGQGMATGNRRHRQPGRRGLPNGQNGPDGQGEPDGQGEPDGQNWQKADNGQQAPGTGNDTGGTADTSGS encoded by the coding sequence ATGCAGCAGTCCCCCAAGATAGCCGCGCCGGTGCTGATCACCGCCCACGCCAATGCAGACTTCGACGCGCTGGCCGCCATGGTTGCGGCGGGCAAGCTGTACCCCGGCGCCGTGCTGGTGTTTCCCGGCAGCCAGGAGCGCACCCTGCGCAATTTCTTCATCGAAAGCGCCACCTACATGTTCAACTTCCGGCAGGCGCGCGACATTGATCCGGAAAGCGTGGAAACGCTGGTCATCGTGGATACCCGCCAGCACTCGCGGGTGCCCCACGTGCACAACGTGCTGGCCCGCGACGGCGTCACCGTGCACCTCTGGGACCACCACCCGGATACCGGCGAGGACCTTCCCGCCGCGTTCAGCCGCGTGCTGCCATGGGGGTCCACCACGGCCATCATCGTGGCCGAAATCCGCGAGCGGGGGCTGACCCTTTCCGGCGACGAGGCCACCATGCTCGGCCTCGGCATCTTCGAGGATACCGGCTCGTTCACCTTTGCCTCCACCACCGAACACGACTTTTCCGCTGCGGGCTGGCTGAAGACGCAAGGCATGGACCTGAACGCCATCGCCGAACTCATCGCCCGCGACCTGACCAGCGAGCAGGTGGGCATCCTCAACGCCCTGCTGGAATCGGCCACCACCCACGACATCAACGGCACCCTGGTGACCATCGCCGAGGCGTCCATGGAAACCTACATGGGCGACTTCGCACTGCTGGCGCACAAGATGATGGACATGGAGAACATCAAGGTGCTGTTCGCCCTGTGCCGCATGGGCGACAGGGTGCAGGTGGTGGCCCGCAGCCGCCTGGCCGAAGTGGACGTGGCCCAGGTGTGCACCTCGCTCGGGGGTGGGGGGCACCCGTACGCGGCATCGGCATCGGTCAAGGACAAGACCCTGCAACAGGTGCGCGACGAACTGTTCGCCCTGCTCTTTTCCGCCATCAACCCGCAAATGCGGGTGCGCGACCTGATGTCCTCGCCCGTGGTGGGCGTGGACGACGACCGCTCCATCGCCGACGCCGAGGAAACCATGACCCGTTACGGCCTGAAGGCCGTGCCCGTGTTCGCCTCGGGCACCCGGCGGTGCGTGGGCTACCTGGAGCAGCAGACCGCCGCCCGGGCCATCGCGCACGGGCTGGGGCACATGGGCGTGACGGAATACATGCACCGCCGGGTGCAGATCGTGACGCCCAACGAAGACCTGTACAAGGTCATGGAAATCATCGTGGGCCAGCGCCAGCGCCTGGTGCCCGTGGTGGACAGGGTGCCCGCGCCGCATCTGGCGGGCAGCTACGGCGTGGACCGCACGCCCCCGCCCCCGGCCGACGGCGACGAAGAGGCGGGAGACGTGGTGGGTGTCATCACCCGCACCGACCTCATCAACACCCTGGTGGAGGAACCCGCCCGCATTCCGGAAACCCTGCTGCCCGAATCCCGGCGCGAAAAGAACATCCGCTCCCTGCTGCAGGAACGCCTGCCCGACACCCACTTTCGCCTGCTGGAGCTCGCGGGGCGGCTGGGCGACCGTCTGGACGTGCCGGTGTACGCCGTGGGCGGCTTCGTGCGCGACATATTGCTGGGGCGGCCCAACCTGGACCTTGATGTGGTGGTTGAAGGAGACGGCATCGCCTTTGCCCGCGCCCTTGCCGATGAACTGGGCGGGCGCATGCGCGCGCACTACAAGTTCAAGACCGCCGTGGTCATCTTTCCCGCGTGGGAATCGGAAAAGGCGCGCGGCGGCAACGGTCGTCCCGACGTCGCGCCCGATGCGGCACAAGACGCCGCACCCGATGCCATGCAGGACGTCACCCTGAACGTCCTCCCCGGCATCGGCATTTCCGGCACCACGGCCACCCCGCCCCCCCTTCCCGTTGCGGGCGACGCCTCCAACGAGGCCACGGCGGAAGCGGCCCACCGCGCCGCGGCACGACCGGAACAGCGCATCGACGTGGCCACGGCCCGGCTGGAATACTACGAGTATCCAGCGGCGCTTCCCACCGTCGAGCTGTCGTCCATCAAGATGGACCTGTACCGACGCGACTTCACCATCAACGCCCAGGCCGTGCAGCTGAACGGCGCGCACTTCGGGCGGCTGGTGGACTTCTTCGGCGCGCAGCGCGACATGAAGGACAAGGTCATCCGCGTGCTGCACTCGCTGTCCTTCGTGGAAGACCCCACCCGCATCCTGCGCGCCATCCGCTTCGAGAAACGCTACGATTTCCGCATCGGCGCACAGTGCGAGCGGCTCATCAAGAACGCCCTGCAACTGGGCATGATGGACCGCCTGTCCGGAGCGCGGCTGTTCCACGAGCTGAAGCTGATCTTCGACGAAAAGGCCCCCCTGCCGTGCATCCGGCGCATGGAGGACTACGACATCCTGCGCCTGATCCACCCGCTGCTGAAGCTGAACCCGACCAAGATGGATGTGCTGACCGAGCTTGAACGGGTACTGCACTGGTACCGGCTGCTGTACCTTTCGCCCGCGCCGGAACCGTGGGTGCTCTACCTGCTGGGGCTGTGCGGCAACGGCAAGTACCTGGACGTGGCCGCCGTCACCGACCGGCTGGCCTTCTCGCGCAAGGTCCGGCAGGATTTTTTGACCCTGCGCGAGAACGTGCGCGAAGTGCACAACCTGCTCAACCTGTGGATGCAGCGCGACGGTTCCATGAGCGGCCTGAACAGCCTGCTTTCGCCCATCGCGCCGGAAGGCATCCTGTACCTGATGGCCCGCTCCAAGACCGAAGACGCGCGCAAGCACATCTCGTACTACCTCACCCGCCTGCGCGGCGAAACGCCCGACATCACCGGCAACGATCTGCTGGCCATGGGCATTCCGGCGGGGCCTGCCTACGGGCGCGTGCTGCGCCGGGTGCTGGCGGCCAAGCTGGACGGCCTGGCCCGCACCCGCGCGGCACAACTGGACCTGGCCCACGAACTGCTGCGCGAGGAAACGACCCGCGAGGCCCTTGCCGCGGCCACTGGCCCCGGAGAAGGCGACGGGACAACCCCGTTGGCCCGCGCCGCAATGGCTGATGACGGACAGGACGCGGAGGCCGCCTGCGTGGCCCAGGGACAGGGCATGGCGACCGGCAACCGGCGCCACAGGCAGCCCGGTCGGCGCGGCCTTCCCAATGGACAGAACGGGCCCGACGGACAGGGTGAACCGGACGGACAGGGCGAACCGGACGGGCAGAACTGGCAGAAAGCGGACAATGGGCAGCAAGCGCCCGGTACCGGCAACGATACAGGCGGCACCGCCGATACGTCGGGGAGCTGA
- a CDS encoding HIT family protein, whose translation METLWAPWRLDYILGPKPDSCVFCLPEHTEEDEARLVLYRGRHNFVIMNKFPYNNGHLMVTPFRHVMDLAALEPDEAHEMMDLLQTCTTMLRQRFNPQGINVGLNLGEAAGAGIREHLHFHLVPRWNGDSSFMAVMSETRVIPEHLHSTYHALKPLFDRLPRAGR comes from the coding sequence ATGGAAACCCTCTGGGCGCCGTGGCGCCTCGACTACATCCTGGGCCCCAAGCCCGACAGCTGCGTGTTCTGCCTGCCCGAACACACCGAAGAGGACGAGGCGCGCCTGGTCCTGTACCGGGGGCGGCACAATTTCGTCATCATGAACAAGTTCCCCTACAACAACGGGCACCTCATGGTCACGCCGTTCCGGCACGTCATGGACCTTGCCGCGCTGGAACCGGACGAAGCCCACGAAATGATGGACCTGCTCCAGACCTGCACCACCATGCTGCGCCAGCGCTTCAACCCGCAGGGCATCAACGTGGGGCTGAACCTGGGCGAGGCCGCCGGGGCGGGCATCCGTGAACACCTGCATTTCCATCTGGTGCCGCGCTGGAACGGCGATTCGTCGTTCATGGCGGTGATGAGCGAAACCCGGGTCATTCCCGAGCATCTGCATTCCACGTATCATGCCCTGAAACCCCTGTTCGACCGCCTGCCCCGCGCGGGACGGTAA